One window of Acidobacteriaceae bacterium genomic DNA carries:
- a CDS encoding sugar phosphate isomerase/epimerase family protein, whose protein sequence is MRLQNFEEKNKAIKDRFLDLKKRSPEKFQSRLNLSWSNWGFGRENLADSARRLSDSGVKFIELHGNHYGPDLGYKVEETLQTLNEHGLRVSGVCGMFSADNDLASNRAVCRQSAIDYIGREVPFTKAVGGSYLLVVPGAVGRAKAYDDVEEERSAETLRLCADLFTQYGIRAAIEPIRAAETSFVHSVQDAKRYIRLVDHAGVASINGDVYHMQSEEKHIGDAILDAGEMLVNLHFADSNRSAAGEGSMDIATIIRALYLIEHNREGRFVTFEPLGPGGDPYPAMHGRPDKARLDALVKQSIDYFRECEEMVLSE, encoded by the coding sequence ATGCGGCTGCAAAACTTTGAGGAAAAAAACAAGGCAATCAAGGATCGGTTTCTGGATCTGAAGAAGAGGTCGCCGGAGAAGTTCCAATCGCGTTTGAACCTCTCCTGGAGCAATTGGGGATTTGGCCGCGAGAACCTTGCGGATTCTGCCCGCAGGTTAAGTGATTCTGGAGTTAAGTTCATCGAGCTGCATGGAAATCACTACGGTCCGGATCTGGGATATAAGGTTGAAGAAACTCTCCAAACGCTAAACGAGCACGGACTCCGCGTTTCAGGTGTGTGTGGGATGTTCTCAGCGGACAACGATTTAGCCAGTAACCGTGCGGTGTGTCGCCAGAGTGCGATCGACTACATCGGACGGGAAGTGCCCTTCACCAAGGCCGTTGGAGGGTCCTATTTGCTTGTCGTTCCCGGGGCCGTAGGCCGAGCGAAGGCCTACGACGATGTTGAGGAGGAGCGGTCCGCTGAGACGTTGCGGCTTTGTGCAGACCTCTTTACGCAATACGGAATTCGAGCGGCGATAGAGCCGATCAGAGCAGCTGAGACGAGCTTCGTTCATTCCGTGCAAGATGCAAAGCGATATATCCGGCTAGTCGATCACGCGGGTGTTGCGTCGATCAACGGCGATGTTTATCACATGCAGTCTGAAGAGAAGCATATTGGAGACGCGATTCTCGATGCGGGCGAGATGCTGGTCAACCTGCATTTCGCGGATAGCAATCGCTCCGCCGCGGGCGAGGGTTCGATGGATATCGCCACAATTATTCGCGCTCTGTACTTGATAGAGCACAATCGTGAGGGACGGTTCGTTACGTTCGAGCCTCTTGGTCCCGGCGGAGATCCGTATCCGGCTATGCATGGCCGCCCGGACAAGGCCCGCCTGGATGCTCTGGTTAAACAAAGCATCGATTATTTCCGAGAGTGTGAAGAGATGGTGCTGTCGGAGTAG
- a CDS encoding L-rhamnose mutarotase yields MALDLKDDPKLIGEYKSYHQSDRIWPEVLQAIKDDGVLSEEIYLAGTRMVMVLTTTDEFSFEEKAEKLRANPAMREWEKLMWNYQQTIPGAKPGEKWVVMEKIFQA; encoded by the coding sequence TTGGCACTGGATCTTAAGGATGACCCAAAGCTCATTGGGGAATACAAAAGTTATCATCAATCGGACCGCATTTGGCCAGAGGTGCTGCAAGCCATTAAGGACGATGGTGTATTGAGCGAAGAGATCTACCTGGCTGGAACGCGGATGGTTATGGTGCTTACCACCACTGATGAGTTTTCGTTCGAGGAGAAGGCCGAAAAACTTCGTGCGAACCCAGCCATGCGCGAATGGGAGAAGCTCATGTGGAACTACCAGCAGACCATACCGGGAGCGAAACCCGGCGAGAAGTGGGTAGTGATGGAGAAGATATTCCAGGCCTGA
- a CDS encoding sodium:solute symporter family protein, whose translation MNFALGAAALYVANPGRIISLSTPDVLIIAIYFLTVLGIGFYLQKFAGSSSEDFFMAGRDMSAWVAGLSFLSANLGALELMGWAAAAYQYGILATHFYWIAAFPAMVFLGLVMMPFYYISNTHSVPGYLQLRYGEATRALSGVSFAFMTVLMSGINMYAMALVMKVVLGWNIHFSIWVSSITVAVYVTLGGLYSAIFNEVLQFFLIWLGALTIPVAGMIEAGGWAGLVARINERVQGNYVHLWSTLGHFKDNPMGVHWTGIVFGLGGVIAFGYWTTDFLVVQRAMAAKDLRSAKMAPIIASYFKMIVPAIVILPGLLALGLLSFKLVPESAVRPGLHSYNEVLPLMLARYCGPGLLGLGVTALIAGFMSGMAGNVSAFATVWTYDIYRPYIHKRGTDRHFLLVGRWSTIVGVIVSIGTAYLVTHFKSIMDYMQALVSFFIAPLFGTVILGMLWKRATPKGGFWGLLAGTVSSVGMYTAVVIHPEWLRYVALSPDAKPMAENLYRALWSWIICVLVTVVVSMFTTGKPASELQGLVYAYTDIPSDGDVPLYKRPIFWGVGVAVLFAVLQFLFW comes from the coding sequence ATGAACTTTGCCTTGGGTGCTGCCGCGTTATATGTTGCGAATCCGGGTAGGATCATCTCCCTTTCGACGCCTGATGTTCTGATTATTGCGATCTACTTTCTCACGGTCCTTGGGATTGGTTTTTACCTGCAGAAGTTTGCCGGAAGCAGCAGTGAAGACTTCTTCATGGCTGGGCGCGATATGTCTGCGTGGGTGGCGGGGCTCAGCTTCCTTTCCGCAAATCTTGGCGCGCTCGAATTGATGGGGTGGGCCGCAGCGGCGTATCAGTACGGAATTCTGGCAACGCACTTCTATTGGATCGCGGCATTCCCGGCGATGGTGTTTCTCGGCCTGGTGATGATGCCGTTCTATTACATCTCCAACACGCATTCTGTGCCGGGCTATCTGCAATTACGGTACGGAGAGGCGACTCGTGCTCTAAGCGGTGTATCGTTCGCCTTCATGACCGTACTGATGTCAGGCATCAACATGTATGCCATGGCGTTGGTCATGAAGGTTGTGCTTGGGTGGAACATCCACTTCAGCATCTGGGTGTCTTCAATCACGGTGGCGGTCTATGTAACGCTCGGCGGTCTATATTCGGCGATTTTCAACGAGGTGCTCCAGTTCTTCCTTATCTGGCTTGGAGCTCTCACGATTCCGGTTGCCGGAATGATCGAGGCAGGCGGCTGGGCTGGTCTTGTCGCGCGTATCAATGAACGTGTGCAAGGAAATTATGTGCACCTCTGGTCTACGCTCGGGCACTTCAAAGACAATCCCATGGGAGTCCATTGGACGGGCATCGTCTTTGGATTAGGTGGCGTAATCGCTTTCGGGTATTGGACTACAGATTTTCTGGTTGTTCAGCGCGCGATGGCCGCAAAGGATCTCCGCTCTGCGAAGATGGCGCCGATCATTGCGTCCTACTTCAAGATGATTGTTCCGGCGATCGTTATCCTTCCCGGACTACTTGCACTGGGCTTGTTGTCATTCAAGCTTGTGCCTGAAAGCGCTGTGCGGCCTGGGTTGCACAGTTACAACGAAGTCTTGCCATTGATGCTGGCGCGGTACTGCGGACCTGGCCTGCTTGGACTCGGCGTGACTGCATTGATCGCGGGATTTATGTCTGGGATGGCCGGCAACGTGAGCGCCTTTGCTACCGTGTGGACGTATGACATTTACCGTCCGTACATTCATAAGCGCGGTACAGACAGACATTTCCTCCTGGTAGGGCGCTGGTCCACGATTGTCGGCGTGATCGTGAGTATTGGGACCGCGTATCTGGTCACCCACTTTAAAAGCATCATGGATTATATGCAGGCTCTGGTGAGCTTCTTCATAGCTCCCTTGTTCGGTACCGTCATTCTGGGAATGCTGTGGAAGCGAGCCACGCCGAAGGGCGGGTTCTGGGGATTGCTTGCGGGAACCGTTTCGTCGGTGGGCATGTACACAGCGGTGGTTATACATCCGGAATGGCTGCGTTACGTAGCGCTCTCTCCTGATGCGAAACCAATGGCGGAGAATTTGTACCGGGCTTTGTGGTCATGGATTATCTGCGTGCTGGTAACGGTTGTTGTAAGCATGTTCACCACTGGAAAACCCGCTTCCGAGCTACAAGGACTCGTTTACGCCTACACTGATATACCCAGCGACGGCGATGTTCCTCTGTATAAACGGCCAATTTTCTGGGGAGTCGGCGTTGCGGTTCTGTTCGCTGTACTTCAGTTCTTGTTCTGGTAA
- a CDS encoding hydroxyacid dehydrogenase, with protein sequence MPDILISEDIRGSAVDSLTKRFDVVTMPQLWRDPAGLAKEIANVRALIIRNQTQITADLLGHAKDLVVLGRAGVGLDNVDVRACEEAGVIVTSTPEQSTISVAELAIGMMISLARHIPAADTDTKQGRWNRQRFMGIELHGKTFGIIGAGKIGLASARRAHAFGMKILAHDPLLSRDNVSLAELSAELVTLQELLTRADVVSCHLPSTPKTNRLLNAAAFAQMKSSAFFINTSRGEVVDEAALFDSLKSNRIAGAALDVRENEPPIAGQLEGLPNVLLTPHVAALTHEAQARVTRAICDDVGRVLDGQQPLNAVVNPRLARDGSHRN encoded by the coding sequence ATGCCTGACATCCTGATTTCTGAAGATATCCGTGGCAGCGCCGTAGATTCTCTCACAAAGCGCTTCGATGTCGTGACCATGCCGCAGCTATGGCGTGATCCCGCGGGACTCGCGAAGGAGATCGCGAATGTACGCGCATTGATCATTCGCAATCAAACGCAAATCACTGCAGATCTCCTGGGCCACGCGAAGGACTTGGTTGTCCTCGGCCGCGCCGGTGTTGGTCTCGATAACGTTGATGTCAGGGCTTGTGAGGAAGCTGGCGTCATCGTGACTTCGACGCCGGAGCAGAGCACTATCAGCGTTGCGGAGCTCGCCATCGGCATGATGATTTCGCTGGCAAGACACATTCCTGCTGCAGATACCGACACAAAGCAGGGACGCTGGAATCGTCAGCGTTTTATGGGAATTGAGCTGCATGGAAAGACTTTTGGGATTATCGGAGCCGGCAAAATTGGGCTCGCAAGCGCCCGCAGAGCCCACGCCTTCGGAATGAAGATCCTGGCGCACGATCCATTATTGAGCCGCGACAATGTATCCCTCGCTGAGCTCAGTGCCGAGCTCGTCACACTTCAAGAACTGCTCACACGTGCAGATGTCGTCTCCTGCCATCTGCCTTCTACACCGAAGACTAATCGACTTCTCAACGCCGCCGCGTTCGCGCAAATGAAATCTTCCGCCTTCTTCATCAACACGTCACGAGGAGAGGTCGTCGATGAAGCTGCGCTGTTCGACAGTCTGAAGTCAAACAGAATCGCCGGCGCGGCCCTGGATGTGCGGGAAAACGAACCGCCGATCGCCGGACAACTCGAGGGCCTGCCCAACGTGCTCTTGACCCCGCACGTCGCGGCCCTGACACATGAAGCGCAGGCGCGCGTCACTCGAGCTATCTGTGACGATGTAGGTCGTGTTCTTGACGGTCAACAACCGCTGAATGCTGTTGTGAATCCGAGGCTCGCAAGGGACGGCTCTCACAGGAACTGA
- a CDS encoding Ldh family oxidoreductase has protein sequence MKRYQPSYLRQITARLAERVGVSAEDASIFARVLIDADMHGTSTHGISRLNIYLERINKGLINPHATLSVDRERGSVLALDAGNGLGQVQAVKSLELLIPLAKTNGVAAATIRNSQHFGAVSYYCNYAAERGMILLAMTNCEPAMSPTGGYEPFFGTNPIAASFPRKSGPPVKVDLATSIVARGNIIAANKKKQPIPEGWALSRTGQPTTDAAEALLGTVQTMAGHKGYALALMVEVLSGVLSGAAIGSNVGSMYKDLDRKQDVGHFFCLLDIDAFIDRDKFDDRMDWMVERLKANKKQPGFEEILVPGERSARAATQSARDGIALSKETVAELERWCERFGISFESDGMETKDA, from the coding sequence ATTACAGCCCGACTTGCCGAACGCGTCGGCGTCTCAGCCGAGGACGCGAGTATCTTTGCTCGCGTCCTCATCGACGCCGATATGCATGGTACGTCGACACACGGTATTTCAAGGCTGAACATCTATCTGGAGCGAATCAACAAGGGCCTTATAAACCCACACGCAACGCTTTCAGTCGATCGCGAGCGTGGCAGTGTTCTTGCACTCGACGCTGGCAACGGACTCGGGCAGGTGCAAGCGGTCAAGTCTCTTGAACTTCTGATTCCCTTAGCAAAGACGAACGGCGTTGCTGCAGCGACCATCCGGAATTCGCAACACTTTGGTGCTGTCTCCTACTACTGCAACTATGCCGCCGAGCGCGGGATGATTCTGCTCGCAATGACGAATTGCGAGCCCGCGATGTCTCCGACCGGCGGCTACGAACCATTCTTCGGCACGAATCCGATCGCTGCATCCTTCCCGCGGAAGAGTGGCCCCCCTGTCAAGGTGGACTTGGCCACTTCGATAGTTGCCAGAGGAAATATCATCGCCGCGAACAAGAAAAAGCAGCCGATTCCTGAAGGATGGGCTCTCAGCAGAACAGGACAGCCAACCACCGACGCAGCCGAGGCTCTGCTCGGTACCGTTCAGACAATGGCGGGGCACAAGGGGTATGCATTAGCCCTCATGGTGGAAGTTTTGAGCGGCGTCTTATCCGGGGCCGCGATCGGGTCAAATGTCGGATCGATGTACAAAGATCTTGATCGTAAGCAAGATGTAGGTCATTTCTTCTGCCTCCTGGATATTGACGCTTTTATAGATAGAGATAAATTCGACGATCGAATGGACTGGATGGTCGAACGCCTGAAGGCTAATAAAAAGCAGCCAGGTTTCGAAGAAATCCTGGTTCCAGGAGAGCGGTCGGCACGTGCGGCCACACAGAGTGCACGTGACGGTATAGCGCTAAGCAAGGAAACTGTCGCTGAGCTCGAAAGGTGGTGCGAACGCTTCGGCATCTCCTTCGAGTCCGACGGAATGGAAACGAAAGATGCCTGA